From Niallia sp. Man26:
TGCCTTTATAACAAGTAGATGCATATTTTCCTTTAGGTATTATCATTGTATTCGGGTCTGAATCATTTTCGATATAATAAAATACACGGTGATTAATCGAATTAGTTGAAGTTTTAACGTACAGAAAGCTGCCAATCATCTGTTGCTCTAAGTACGGAAGATTGTTTTCGTATTTTTTATACAGCTCTTTCAATGATAAGTCTACATGTTCACCATCAGTATCTTTATCATTACTGGCAATCACATATCTGTCAGGGTACTCAATCACCTGACATTCACCTTCAGACATTTGGGCAGTATGTGTAAATAAATCAATTCTTTCCTCGACGATATGCTGCATTTCTTGCAGTGCAGCTAACTCTTGTTCAAGAAAGTTTTGCTGTTTTTTCAATAAGTTTAAGGTCTTCTCAACCGTGCGTTTCTCTAAATAGTCTTTAATTTCTTCTAATGGTATATTAAATTTCCTTAAATCACGGATGATATTCAGCTGTTGTAAATGTTCATCTGTATAAATACGATAGTTATTTTCGCCTCTGCTAGGGACTACTAAATTAATTTCCTCATAGTAGCGCAAAGTATGTGCACTAATGTCATAAAGATTAGCGATTTCGTTTATTTTCCAATTCATAATTCCGCTCCATAACTGCGCCCATCTCTATTGAAATGGCAATTCTGCAGATTATTTTTGTACTACTGCTGCAGCAGTATTAGATAATGCTTTACATAGATGTTCATAACGATGGCCGCTTAAGACAAGCTCTGCCACCTTTGTATAGCCTATACTTGAATATAACTTTTTTGCTTTAGGGTTGGCAATATCTACATTGAGCCCGATTCTCTTAGAGCCTGCCTTTAACGCCATTTGCTCCATTTCTCTTAGTAACGCAGAACCAATCCCTAACCCTCTGTATGTTGGATTAACAACAATAGAGTCTAAATACCATTCGTCCGGTAATGCCTCTTTATCAACAAATAATTTTTCGTTATTATCATACCCGTTATTTACTAATATTTCCATGAACGGGTCATCAATGACCGGCTCATCAACAGCCTTGTATCCAAAGCATACACCAGCTATTTCTCCATCTAGTTCGTATACAATACCTCTCTTAAAGCCATATCGGTAAACAGGGTCTGCAACTGCTTCTGCTACCATTTCTAATAATGTGTTTTTAGGTATTTTCTTGAGCAATGATAATTCCATGTCCTCGAATATTTCCCATAGTAAGGACGCTATCGCCTTCGCATCCTTCTGTGAAGCTATTCTAATCATTTTTAAACCAACTTTCCATTTATATATATTTATTATTGCCTTAAGTATAAACCTTCTAGTAATTCTAAGGTCAAACACTAATTTGTGAAGTGAGAGCTAAATATAAAAAGTGGATGATTCGGAAAATTAAGAAATCTATATTGACACCTATTTGGAGATGTAAGAAAATAGAAATAGATATTTAGTTCAATAAACAGATGTAAGAGAAGTAAGTAAGAGCAAGAAATACAGTGCAGGTTGTGGAATTAGGTACATACATATGAGTCTTAGTTTAGTGTTTAGTTAGTAGAAGGAGACTTGGCAAGAGGAATTTTTTTGTTCTTTCATGCGAGGTTTTTTTGTTGTATACCTAAAATAAACTACAGGGAGGAGGATTGTCTTCGTGAAAAACTACTCAATGGGTAAGTTAACTTCATTGTTAACACTTTTAAATAACAGCAGCAGCGAGCAAACACTAAAAGATGAACTAAGCAGAAGAGGATACCGCTATACTGTTGGTAAAGTAGGAGCAATGGACTTATTTAAAGTTATTGCCGCTATTGAAACGACTGCAAAGTCAAATGAGATAATTGACGGAGACTCCTACAGAGAGGTTCATGCTCTATATCATACTATTTTAGAAGCACTGCAAGGTGTAGGGAGAGGCAATGTTCAATTTGGAGAAATATTGCGGACAGTCGGTTTGACATTTGGTATTGTACGAGGGGAAATTGAAAAGTACGGATATAATGGGGAATGGATCTGTGTCTGTATTTTCGGGACAATCGGTGCACCAAAAAAGGGTTTTGAGCATGATGCTTTAGGGCTTGGCTTTAATCATATTTAATAAATAAATATTTACAAAATATTCTGTCTACATATATAATAATGGTATTCAGTTATTAGCCATTTAGCCGATTTTTAATTAGTTTATAAAACCAAATAAATTGTATGCCCATAGTTTATAGTCTATTAGGGGGCTGTATGAAGAATTCATTTTCTTTGTGCAGCCCCTTTTTTATTTAAAAAAAGCATAAAGAGAGGTTGAAGGATCATGAATATCCTACTTGATGGGAACCATTTGACGTTAAAGGAAATTCAATTAGTATTAGCCAACAAAGCGACGGTAACCATCCATGAAAAAGCTTGGGAAAATGTAAAAAATAGCAGAGCTGTTGTGGAGAAGCTTATTGAGGAGAAAAAGGTTATTTATGGTGTTAACACTGGATTTGGCAAGTTTAGTGATACGGTTATTTCAAATGAAGACTTAGAGCATTTACAAATTAACCTTATTAGAAGTCATGCTTGTGGTGTCGGTAAGGCCTTCTCTGAAGATATATGCAGGTTGATGCTGCTGTTGAGAGCGAATGCTCTGGCGAAAGGCTTCTCAGGAATTCGCCCGGAAACGCTCCAACTGCTGGTTGATTGCTTAAATTTCGGAATCTCTCCTGTCATTCCGAGTCAAGGCTCACTTGGAGCAAGCGGTGATCTTGCACCATTAGCTCATCTGGCCCTCGTCTTAGTTGGGGAGGGAGAGGCTGTTTATCAAGGGGAAAAGCTGGATGGCAAGGAAGCATTAAAGCGTGCTGGCTTAAAACCGATACAGCTTAAAGCGAAAGAAGGGCTTGCTTTAATAAATGGCACGCAAGCCTTAACTTCAGTAGGCGTGATAGCTTATTTAGAAGCACAATCCCTCGCTGTTTTAGCAGACAGAGTAGCTGCCTTGACGTTAGAAGGACTTAGAGGAATAGTCGATGCATTCTTTCCTGAATCCCATCAAGTAAGACCTTATCCAGAGCAGCAGGAAGTAGCGGCACGTATTCTTTCCTATGTAAAAGGCAGTCAATTAACTACAAAGCAGGGAGAGATCCGCGTGCAAGATGCTTACTCTTTACGCTGCATACCACAGGTACATGGTGCTATATGGCAAACATTAAATTATGTACAAGAAAAGCTGATGATTGAAATAAATGCGGCAACAGATAATCCATTGATTTTTGCTGAAAGCGGAAAAGTCATATCAGGAGGGAACTTTCACGGTCAGCCTATCGCATTTGCGATGGATTTCTTAAGTATTGCAACTGCAGAGCTGGCAAATATTTCAGAGAGAAGAATTGAAAGACTCGTAAATCCGCAGTTAAATGATCTGCCAGCCTTTCTAAGTGCTAATCCAGGACTTGAGTCAGGATTAATGATTACCCAATATGTTGCTGCGGCCCTTGTTTCGGAAAATAAAACATTGGCACATCCCTCCAGTGTTGATTCCATCCCGTCGTCTGCAAATCAAGAAGATCATGTCAGCATGGGAGCTACTGCGGCACGCCATGCCTATGAAATCGTGCAAAACACACGGAAAGTGCTTGCAATTGAAGCTATATGCGGTGCACAGGCAGCAGATATTAGAGGTGCTGAAAAACTCTCTCCCCAATCGAAGATATTGCATGAAAAAATTCGTGCAGAGGTGCCATTAATCACAAGCGATCGTATCTTTTCCACAGATATTGAAAACTTAGCACAAGCTATGAAAACACAAGAATGGTCCTTTGCTGCGAAACTATCACTCTAGCTAAGGAATAAAAGTAGAAGATTATCCATCTAATTATATAAATGAGTAGCAGGAGGAATGGAAAATGAAACTTGAAAAAAATGCAATTAAAGCGCCGCGGGGAACTGCTTTGAATACGAAAGGCTGGGAGCAGGAAGCTGTTCTCCGAATGTTAATGAATAATTTAGATGCAGAAGTAGCGGAGCATCCAGAAAAACTGGTTGTATATGGAGGGATTGGCAAGGCGGCTAGAAACTGGGAATCCTTTGAACGAATAGTTGCGTCATTAAAAGAGTTAGAAAGCGATGAAACCTTGCTTATTCAATCAGGCAAACCAGTGGCCGTTTTTAAAACACATGAAGCAGCACCCCGTGTTTTATTGGCTAATTCTAATCTTGTGCCGGCTTGGGCAAATTGGGATACCTTCCATGAGCTTGATAAAAAAGGACTGATGATGTATGGCCAAATGACGGCAGGAAGCTGGATTTATATTGGCACACAGGGAATAGTTCAAGGAACGTATGAAACGTTTGCTGAATGCGCGAACCAGCATTTTAATGGAACGTTAAAAGGAACAATTACCGTAACAGCAGGACTTGGTGGAATGGGCGGGGCCCAGCCACTGGCTGTAACAATGGCTGGCGGTGTGTTAATTGGCATTGATGTCGATCGAAGCCGGATTGAAAAGCGAATCGAGACTCGTTATTGTGATGTACTTGCTGAAACATTAGATGAAGCAATTGCACTAGCAAAAGATGCAAAGCATGCGGGCAAACCGCTTTCAATCGGCTTGCTTGGAAATGCAGCTGAAATGCTGCCAGAAATGGTGAAGCGCGGATTTATTCCAGATATCGTTACAGACCAAACATCTGCCCATGATCCACTTAATGGCTATCTGCCAGCTCATTTTTCTTTGGAAGATGGAGAGAGGCTTCGTTCAGAAAATCCAAAAGAGTATGTAAAAAAATCAAAAGCAAGCATGGCTGTACATGTAAAAGCTATGCTGGCAATGGAGGAGCAAGGAGCTGTCGCCTTTGACTATGGCAATAACATTCGTCAAGTTGCCTTTGATGAAGGAGTAGAAAATGCTTTTCACTTTCCAGGATTCGTTCCAGCCTTTATTCGTCCCCAGTTTTGTGAAGGAAAGGGACCATTTCGCTGGGTAGCATTATCAGGCGATCCGGAAGATATTTATAAAACAGATGATGTTATTTTACGAGAGTTTGCTGATAATGAGCATCTGTGCAATTGGATCAGAATGGCCCGAGAAAAGATAGAATTTCAAGGCCTGCCAGCGCGAATCTGCTGGCTAGGTTATGGAGAGCGGGCCAGATTTGGAAAGATCATTAATGAAATGGTGGCACGCGGGGAATTGTCTGCACCAATCGTAATAGGAAGAGATCATTTAGATGCTGGCTCTGTTGCCTCACCAAACCGGGAAACTGAAGCAATGAAGGATGGCAGTGATGCAGTGGCAGACTGGCCGATATTGAATGCATTGCTCAACACGGCAGCAGGTGCAAGCTGGGTTTCTGTTCACCATGGAGGCGGTGTGGGAATGGGATATTCCCTTCATGCTGGAATGGTTGTTGTTGCAGATGGCACAGAGCATGCTGCCAAGCGCCTTGAAAGAGTGCTGACAACAGATCCTGGAATGGGCGTTGTGCGGCATGTGGATGCAGGCTATGAAGCTGCAATTGAAACGGCAAAGCAAAAAGGTATCCATATTCCAAATCTAAAGTAAAGGTTGAGATACAAGTGACAGATCTTCTTTATATAAAAAAAGCTTCACAAGTAATTACCGTAAGCGGAAGCAGTGACAAGCCGAAATCTGGAAAAGCAATGGCTGAAATAGGCGTCATTGAAAATGGCAGTGTCGTAATAAGCGGTGACCGCATTGTATATGTCGGTACAGATCAAGCAGCAGAGGAATTTGTTAACACGCAACCTGAGACTGTAACTTTTGTAAGTGGGGAAGGCAAAGTGTTAACTCCAGGGTTGATCGACCCTCATACACATATTGTGTTTGCAGGGAGCCGGGAACAAGAATTGGAAATGCGCTTAAAAGGCGCCAAGTATATGGATATTTTAAAAGCTGGCGGAGGCATTTTAAACACGACGAAAGCGACAAGAGCAGTTTCTGAAGAAGAACTGATCGCACAGACCGCTAAGCGATTAAATCGGTTTTTATTACATGGTGTCACAACATTGGAGGCGAAAAGCGGCTACGGCTTAACCTTAGAAGCTGAATTAAAGCAATTACGGGCAGCCCAAAAGCTAAATAACATACATCCCATTGATTTAGTTTCAACCTTTATGGGTGCACATGCTGTTCCTGCTGAATATAAAGAAAATCCTGACGATTTTGTTCAGCTGATTGTAGAGGAGATGCTCCCTGTCGTTGCTCAAGATAAACTGGCTGAGTTTTGTGATGTTTTCTGTGAGGAAGGTGTTTTCACAATTGAGCAATCAAAACGTATTCTGGAGGAAGGAAAAAAGCTGGGGTTATTACCAAAGATTCACGCAGATGAAATTGTCTCTTTTGGAGGGGCGGAACTTGCAGCAGAGTTAGGTGCTGTGTCAGCAGATCATTTGTTACGTGCTTCAGAGCAGGGGATAAAGGCAATGGCAGAAAAAGGGGTGATTGCTGTGCTGTTGCCTGGGACTGCCTTTTTCTTAATGACTGAACCAGCCAATGCCCGAGAAATGATAGATGCAGGCGTGCCAATTGCCCTTTCGACAGATCGGAATCCAGGCTCCTCTCCAACAGAATCATTGCCTTTTATTATGAATTTAGCTTGTTTAACAATGAAGATGACACCAGAAGAAGTGCTGACAGCCTGCACTATTAATGCAGCCCATGCCATTAACAGAGCTGAAGAGATTGGCAGTATTGAAGTAGGCAAAAAAGCAGATTTAGTTTTATTTGATGCTGTTAATTATCAAACACTTCAATATAATTATGCAGTTAATCTCGTAGATACAGTTATTAAAAGCGGCGAAATTGTAGTCAAAGGTGGTGCGATTTGTTGAAAGGAAAGAAACTTTCCATTCATATAGCTCGCTTAATGACAGATATTGATGAGCTCGGCCAGATTGGCATAAATGCTTTAGGTGGTCTTGACAGGACCACCTTTAGTCAAAGTGAATTGGCAGCAAGAAATTGGCTGAAAGATCAACTTCATCAAGTGAATTTGATTGTTAAAACGGATCAGGCAGCTAATATTTGGGGCAAGCGTACAGGACAAGAAAAGCTTCCGAGCATTGTTTTCGGCTCACATCTTGATACTGTTCCAAATGGCGGGAAATATGATGGAGCGTTGGGTGTGCTGATTGCGCTTGAAATCATGAGAGTATTTGAAGAAAACGAAATAATGACAAGACATCCGTTACAATTAGTGTCTTTTAGTGCGGAAGAGCCGAACCCTTTTGGATTATCAACATTTGGAAGCAGAGCAGTTACTGGTAAATTAACAACAGAGGAAATTTTAAATGTAGCAGATCCAGCAGGAACTTTACTAACTGATGCCTTACAGGCAGCAGGCGGCGATCTGGATACTTTTGAGAATTGTGTGCTTCAGCCTGAGGAGTTAAGTGCCTATTTAGAAGTGCATATAGAACAAGGCAAAAGATTGCTAAATAGGTCCGTTCCCATCGGGATAGTAACGGCCATTACCGGAATTTATCGTGAGAGCATTACGGTAATTGGCGAGGCGAACCACGCGGGAACGACAATTATGGAAGATAGAAAAGATGCTTTAACTGCCGCTTCGGAGCTTATTTTATCCCTTGAGCGTGCCTGCTTAAATCATCCTTCGAATGAAGTGGTTGGCACAATCGGCAGGATGAACATACTCCCTAATGCGCCAAATATTATCCCTCACAAAGTGTGTATGACTTTAGAGATTAGAGGGAAATCATCTGTAGAAATACAAGATATATTGGCGGCATTTACGACAGAGTGCTTACGAGTGACAGAAAAGCGGTTTGTTCATATAGACAGGAAGGTCTTGCTTAATCAATCGCCTGCAAGTATGGATTCATTCATAATTGATACGATGAAAGAAATTGTGAGTAACTGGGAATATCCTTATTATCTCCTTGGCAGTATGGCGGGTCATGATGCTGCCCATATGGCGAATATCACCAAAAGCGGGATGCTGTTTGTTCCAAGTCTTGGCGGAAAGAGCCATTGTCCAGACGAGGAAAGCCGCTTGGAAGACATTGAAAAAGCAGCAAATACTTTGCTGCATACAATTCTTATGCTAGATCAAAAATTAGACACACAAAGGGGATGATAGATTGAGTGTTTTATATATGGCCGATTCTATTTATATAAATAATCAATTTCAAAAAAATCAAGCAATCTATGTTTTAGACGGAGTCATTAAAGAAATTGGTCCTAAAAATCGCTTATTAGAAAAATACAAAGGCGTTACTGTAATTGAATGGGAAGGAAAAGCAATTGTGCCTGGCACTGTGAATGCTCATAATCATTCTTTTCAAAGCTTATTAAGAGGAATTGCTGTAGATCGCCCATTTCTAGAATGGAGAGATCAAGCACTTTACCGTTATACTCCCTTACTAGATGAGGAGGCAATTTATACAGGTGCCTTATTTGCATTTGGAGAAATGCTGAAATACGGAGTTACGGCAGTTAGTGATTTCTTCTATGTTCATAATGGCGGTACTGCTACAGATGAAGCTGTCATTCAAGCTGCTAAAGATTTAGGTATTCGTCTCGTTTTTGCAAGAACAATGTACGATTGGGAAGGGGCCCCAATAAGTTATCGGGAAACAGTGGGAGAGGCAGTGGACCGGACACGAAAATTAGCGATTAAGTATCAAGGTGATTCCATGGTTTCCATTCATCCTGCACCTCATAGTCCTCATGCAGCTTCTCCTGCAATGATTCAAGCAGGACATCGCCTCGCTAAGGAGCTAGGAACACCCTTTCATATTCACGTGGCAGAAGAAACATTTGAAGTCGATGAAATCCTTGGAAAATACGGCTTGCGTCCAGTTCATTATCTCCATTCACTTGGTGTGGTAGATGAAAGCATGATTGCTATTCATTTAGTGTGGTTAGAAGATAGTGAAATAAAAATATTAGGCCAAAAAAACGCAAGGCTTGCGTATTGCCCATCCAGCAATATGTTTTTATCAGATGGAGTAACAAGAATTCCTGACTTACTGGATGCGGGAGTTCGCATTTCACTCGGATCTGATGGAGCTTGCAGCAATAACCGCATCAGTATTTTTGAAGAAATGAGAATGTGTTCTCTGCTGCAAAAAGTTACACGCCTTGATGGAACATGCATTAATGCTAAACAAGTATTCGACATGGGCACGAAAGCAGGAGCTGAGATGTTGCAGCTTCCAACTGGAGAGTTGAAAGTAGGCATGAAAGCAGACTTTGTTACATTAGATTTAAAAGATTTATCTCTTTCTCCTAAATCTGAACTATTTGCCAATATAGTCTATTCCATGCAGCCAAATGCTATTTCAGATGTTATCGTCGATGGAAAGCTGATAGTAGAAAACGGTCAAATTAAGACAGTTTCAGAAGCGGAAATTGTGAAAAGGGTAGACAGCTTAATGGAAAAATGGCAAAGTATACAAGATTAATAAAAAGATGCAACCAAAAAAATGCTGGTTGCATCTTTTTGTTGAAACAATATAATTCCTAACTCCGTTATAAGTATTGGTAATACAAATAGAGACTTATTCAAGTTTTGTTGGAGATGGAAAGTATGAACAATCAAAACAAATCCAGTTTGATTATTATTTTTTGTTAATCATTCTGCTGTTAATGATAATCAGCACGATAAATATCCAAAGTGCTCAAAAATTTCTGCCATACACAGCAAATTTTGCTGGCCAGCAAGTATTTTGGTACATAGTTGGACTGGTAATGTCGGCTGTCATTTATTATTTTGATTTTGAACAAATAAAAGCAAATGTCTTTTTATGCTTATTTATTAGGAGTATTAATGCTCGTTGCCTTATTTTTTGCTCCTTCGTCGATTGCTCCTGTTATTAAGGGAACGAAAGCCTGGTTTGTGATTGATAAGATTGGCTGCTCCTACAAACATACCCAAATGTGTATAATTCATAGATAATTCTTGCTTCTACGTGTCCCATCTCGCCATTTGCTCGCTACTATGGTTGGTATAACACTCCACAAGCGTAAATTCCCGCCGTATAAGCCAACGGTACATATATACTATCCTCTTTAGGTGAGAACAGTATATGTTGGTGCTTGTTCTAAATTAATAGCTGCATTCTCATCTCTATCCATCGTATGACCGCATCTATCACAAATAAATGTACGCTCCGAAAGGGATAGTTTTAGCTTTTTGGTTTGACATTTAGAACATAACTTACTAGAAGGATAGAATCTATCCACTTCCCGTAATTCAACGCCTAATTTACGGCATGTATGCTTAAGGTTCGTTTTAAATTGATAGAATTTTTGATTGGCTATTACTCGGGAAAAGTGCTTGTTTTTCATCATTCCCTTTACATTCAAATTCTCTAATGTGATAAAAAGTGGCTTGGTTTTCGTCACTTCTCTTATAACATAGGCTTGATATGCATTTCGAATGTTGGTTAAGCGTAGATGAATCTTTTGTACTCTCCCAATATTTTTATTTAGATTTTTCCTTTGGTTTGTTGTAGTTTCACCACCTGTTTTTGATAGTTTCTTATAATGTTCATATTTACGAGAAAGAGAACGTTGTTCTCTCTTAAGCTTTTTTTCTATCTTTCTAATACGAACTGATTTGTTTATGTTTTTAAACGTTCTTCCATCACTTAAAATGGCAAAATCCCTCAGACCTAAATCTATCCCTAATCCTTCTGCATTCAACATTTCATGAGTTGGTACTGCTTCTTCTTTGACCAATACAGAAATATAGAACCTGCCTGCTTTTTGTTCAATCGTACAACTTGAGACCGTGCCTTTCGTTGGGATGTAACCTTTCTCTTTCAAAACAAGCCAACCAAGAGTAGGAATCTTAATTCGATGACGTTCCACTTCTAAATCAGTCTTATTGTTTTTTGGAAAATACACCTTTACATCCTGGCGGTTTTTCTTTTTGAAACGTGGATATTTAGCTTCGCCTTTGAAAAACTTTTTAAAGGCGTTTTCTGCGTTCATAATTAGTTTCTTTCTAGCTTTAGAAGATACATTCTTAATCCATGGTTTTTCAAGAGAAAGTTCATTATTCACGTATTTATCAAAATCCATGCCGCTGCAAAATTTTGCATCTTTTTCATATAACTCCTTATTGTAATCAATAAAAGCATTATAAAGAAAGCGACAAACACCGATGGTGTTATTGACTTTATGTATTTGTTTATCGTTCAAGTATATCTCTGTTTTATAAGCTTTCATAATTCCATAATCCATATTTTTAGAGTTTTTAAAGTTGGTTTTTATCATACCATAAAATGATAGATTCATTATCTAATAGTTATTTATACCTATGAGTATAACTTATCACCTTCATACATATTTGTCCATTAATACTGATCCTGTTTATTACTCCTTGCAGCCTGTCGAATTCATGAAGGTATTTTTAATTGTTTTCTTAGCAAAGATCACGGTCAATCATATAATAAGAACACCATTTTATCGAACGATTGCGACAGATATAAAATTAATTGGGAATATATTAGGTGTTACAGAGATTCCCTGTTTATCTTAAAGCAGCCAGATGCAGGAACAGCAATGGTTATTGCCTTTGATAATATTGGTATGGGTAACAGGACTTGTGCCGGGCAGTAGCTCCATTTTCGGAACAATACTGTCCTTAACATTAGTATTAAATATCTCTGCTAAAACAAAATACTTTATGTTTGAAGGAAATAAGTATGATTAGCATTGTTATTGGCAGACTAAAACTAACAAAGCATAACTATATGGAATTAAGGGTATACTTTATTGAGTTATCCAAAGAAGATTATTCTCTTATGTATTTTAGTTTGGTGTGGCTGGAGAAAGTTAAAGAAATTTTAAATAAGTTTATAAATAAATACCCTTGTTAAGGAATAAATAAAGTTACAGGGTTATTTGGAAATTTGCAGACTTATTTAATTTTCTTTATTGTCAGCTTAAACCTTTCACATAATACATA
This genomic window contains:
- a CDS encoding MerR family transcriptional regulator, with translation MNWKINEIANLYDISAHTLRYYEEINLVVPSRGENNYRIYTDEHLQQLNIIRDLRKFNIPLEEIKDYLEKRTVEKTLNLLKKQQNFLEQELAALQEMQHIVEERIDLFTHTAQMSEGECQVIEYPDRYVIASNDKDTDGEHVDLSLKELYKKYENNLPYLEQQMIGSFLYVKTSTNSINHRVFYYIENDSDPNTMIIPKGKYASTCYKGNYKKTQQYITKLKEYIKTNNYTADGHLFETYLIDFHETHITEEYVTRMEVRIKDPI
- a CDS encoding GNAT family N-acetyltransferase, which translates into the protein MIRIASQKDAKAIASLLWEIFEDMELSLLKKIPKNTLLEMVAEAVADPVYRYGFKRGIVYELDGEIAGVCFGYKAVDEPVIDDPFMEILVNNGYDNNEKLFVDKEALPDEWYLDSIVVNPTYRGLGIGSALLREMEQMALKAGSKRIGLNVDIANPKAKKLYSSIGYTKVAELVLSGHRYEHLCKALSNTAAAVVQK
- the hutP gene encoding hut operon transcriptional regulator HutP, producing the protein MGKLTSLLTLLNNSSSEQTLKDELSRRGYRYTVGKVGAMDLFKVIAAIETTAKSNEIIDGDSYREVHALYHTILEALQGVGRGNVQFGEILRTVGLTFGIVRGEIEKYGYNGEWICVCIFGTIGAPKKGFEHDALGLGFNHI
- the hutH gene encoding histidine ammonia-lyase: MNILLDGNHLTLKEIQLVLANKATVTIHEKAWENVKNSRAVVEKLIEEKKVIYGVNTGFGKFSDTVISNEDLEHLQINLIRSHACGVGKAFSEDICRLMLLLRANALAKGFSGIRPETLQLLVDCLNFGISPVIPSQGSLGASGDLAPLAHLALVLVGEGEAVYQGEKLDGKEALKRAGLKPIQLKAKEGLALINGTQALTSVGVIAYLEAQSLAVLADRVAALTLEGLRGIVDAFFPESHQVRPYPEQQEVAARILSYVKGSQLTTKQGEIRVQDAYSLRCIPQVHGAIWQTLNYVQEKLMIEINAATDNPLIFAESGKVISGGNFHGQPIAFAMDFLSIATAELANISERRIERLVNPQLNDLPAFLSANPGLESGLMITQYVAAALVSENKTLAHPSSVDSIPSSANQEDHVSMGATAARHAYEIVQNTRKVLAIEAICGAQAADIRGAEKLSPQSKILHEKIRAEVPLITSDRIFSTDIENLAQAMKTQEWSFAAKLSL
- the hutU gene encoding urocanate hydratase — encoded protein: MKLEKNAIKAPRGTALNTKGWEQEAVLRMLMNNLDAEVAEHPEKLVVYGGIGKAARNWESFERIVASLKELESDETLLIQSGKPVAVFKTHEAAPRVLLANSNLVPAWANWDTFHELDKKGLMMYGQMTAGSWIYIGTQGIVQGTYETFAECANQHFNGTLKGTITVTAGLGGMGGAQPLAVTMAGGVLIGIDVDRSRIEKRIETRYCDVLAETLDEAIALAKDAKHAGKPLSIGLLGNAAEMLPEMVKRGFIPDIVTDQTSAHDPLNGYLPAHFSLEDGERLRSENPKEYVKKSKASMAVHVKAMLAMEEQGAVAFDYGNNIRQVAFDEGVENAFHFPGFVPAFIRPQFCEGKGPFRWVALSGDPEDIYKTDDVILREFADNEHLCNWIRMAREKIEFQGLPARICWLGYGERARFGKIINEMVARGELSAPIVIGRDHLDAGSVASPNRETEAMKDGSDAVADWPILNALLNTAAGASWVSVHHGGGVGMGYSLHAGMVVVADGTEHAAKRLERVLTTDPGMGVVRHVDAGYEAAIETAKQKGIHIPNLK
- the hutI gene encoding imidazolonepropionase: MTDLLYIKKASQVITVSGSSDKPKSGKAMAEIGVIENGSVVISGDRIVYVGTDQAAEEFVNTQPETVTFVSGEGKVLTPGLIDPHTHIVFAGSREQELEMRLKGAKYMDILKAGGGILNTTKATRAVSEEELIAQTAKRLNRFLLHGVTTLEAKSGYGLTLEAELKQLRAAQKLNNIHPIDLVSTFMGAHAVPAEYKENPDDFVQLIVEEMLPVVAQDKLAEFCDVFCEEGVFTIEQSKRILEEGKKLGLLPKIHADEIVSFGGAELAAELGAVSADHLLRASEQGIKAMAEKGVIAVLLPGTAFFLMTEPANAREMIDAGVPIALSTDRNPGSSPTESLPFIMNLACLTMKMTPEEVLTACTINAAHAINRAEEIGSIEVGKKADLVLFDAVNYQTLQYNYAVNLVDTVIKSGEIVVKGGAIC
- a CDS encoding Zn-dependent hydrolase, which translates into the protein MKGKKLSIHIARLMTDIDELGQIGINALGGLDRTTFSQSELAARNWLKDQLHQVNLIVKTDQAANIWGKRTGQEKLPSIVFGSHLDTVPNGGKYDGALGVLIALEIMRVFEENEIMTRHPLQLVSFSAEEPNPFGLSTFGSRAVTGKLTTEEILNVADPAGTLLTDALQAAGGDLDTFENCVLQPEELSAYLEVHIEQGKRLLNRSVPIGIVTAITGIYRESITVIGEANHAGTTIMEDRKDALTAASELILSLERACLNHPSNEVVGTIGRMNILPNAPNIIPHKVCMTLEIRGKSSVEIQDILAAFTTECLRVTEKRFVHIDRKVLLNQSPASMDSFIIDTMKEIVSNWEYPYYLLGSMAGHDAAHMANITKSGMLFVPSLGGKSHCPDEESRLEDIEKAANTLLHTILMLDQKLDTQRG
- a CDS encoding amidohydrolase, giving the protein MSVLYMADSIYINNQFQKNQAIYVLDGVIKEIGPKNRLLEKYKGVTVIEWEGKAIVPGTVNAHNHSFQSLLRGIAVDRPFLEWRDQALYRYTPLLDEEAIYTGALFAFGEMLKYGVTAVSDFFYVHNGGTATDEAVIQAAKDLGIRLVFARTMYDWEGAPISYRETVGEAVDRTRKLAIKYQGDSMVSIHPAPHSPHAASPAMIQAGHRLAKELGTPFHIHVAEETFEVDEILGKYGLRPVHYLHSLGVVDESMIAIHLVWLEDSEIKILGQKNARLAYCPSSNMFLSDGVTRIPDLLDAGVRISLGSDGACSNNRISIFEEMRMCSLLQKVTRLDGTCINAKQVFDMGTKAGAEMLQLPTGELKVGMKADFVTLDLKDLSLSPKSELFANIVYSMQPNAISDVIVDGKLIVENGQIKTVSEAEIVKRVDSLMEKWQSIQD
- a CDS encoding transposase codes for the protein MMKAYKTEIYLNDKQIHKVNNTIGVCRFLYNAFIDYNKELYEKDAKFCSGMDFDKYVNNELSLEKPWIKNVSSKARKKLIMNAENAFKKFFKGEAKYPRFKKKNRQDVKVYFPKNNKTDLEVERHRIKIPTLGWLVLKEKGYIPTKGTVSSCTIEQKAGRFYISVLVKEEAVPTHEMLNAEGLGIDLGLRDFAILSDGRTFKNINKSVRIRKIEKKLKREQRSLSRKYEHYKKLSKTGGETTTNQRKNLNKNIGRVQKIHLRLTNIRNAYQAYVIREVTKTKPLFITLENLNVKGMMKNKHFSRVIANQKFYQFKTNLKHTCRKLGVELREVDRFYPSSKLCSKCQTKKLKLSLSERTFICDRCGHTMDRDENAAINLEQAPTYTVLT